The genomic window GATGACGAAGGCGATGTTGGCCAGCGACGGGCCGAGCACGGTGGCCAGCACGATGGCCAGGGGCAGGAACGGGATCACCAGGAACCAGTCGGTGACCCGCATCAGGACCGAGTCGGTCCAGCGGCCGTAGTGGCCGGCGGCGATGCCGACCACCGAGCCGATCACCACCGAGATCACCGAGGCCAGGAACCCGACCAGCAGCGACACCCGCGCGCCCCAGATGGTCAGGGCCAGCACCGAGCGGCCGCTCTCGTCGGTCCCGAGCGGGAACTCGGCGCTCGGCGGCGAGAACGGGGTCCCGGTGGCCCTGGTCACGTCCAGCTCGCTCTCGGGGACGAGCAGCGGCGCGAACACGGCCATGGCGATGAACAGGACCAGGATGACCAGCCCGACCATGCCGACCGCGCTGCGCCGGTACTCGCTCCAGGCCTGGGACGCCGCCTGCCGCCGCCGCGCCCGGACGATCGACCTGGGGCTGAGCTGGGGGGGCAGGCTCGGCGGGACGGTGGTGTCGGTCTCGGGCGCCCCTCCGAGGGGCTCCTCGATGGTCGGCTGGGTCATCAGCCCGTCCTCACGCGCGGGTCGAGGTAGGCATAGAGGAGGTCGGCGAGCAGGTTGGCGATGATCACGGCGGCGCTGAAGAGCAGGAACACCCCCTGGAGGAGCGGGTAGTCCGGCGTCCGCAGCGCCTCGTAGCTGAGCAGGCCGAGCCCTGGCCAGGAGAAGACCGTCTCGATGGTGATCGCCCCCGAGACCACGAAGCCGAGGTTGAGGAAGATCAGCGTGGTCGTGGGCAGCAGGGCGTTGGGCACGGCGTGGCGGCGCAGCACCAGGGCGTCCCGCAGCCCCTTGGCCCTGGCCGTCGTCAGGTAGTCCTCACCGAGCTCGTCCAGCAGCGACGAGCGCATCACCAGCGCGTACTCGGCGATGTAGGCCAGGGTGAGGGTCAGGCAGGGCAGGAACAGGTGCCTGGCCACGTCCGCGACGCCGGCCAGGCTGGCCAGCTCGGTGTCGGGGCTGGACAGCCCGCCGGTCGGGAACAGCCCCGGGAACGACCCGACCCCGACCCCGAAGGCGATCAGCAGCATGATGCCGAGCCAGAACTCGGGCATGGCGTAGAGGGCGAGCGACGCCCCCAGCGAGACCCGGTCGAACACGCTGTTGCGCCGCCACGCCCCCCGGATGCCGATCCACAGCCCGATGGCCGTCGACAGCAGCGTGGACAGCCCCAGCAGCAGCACCGTCGGCCAGATCCGCTCCGCGATCACCTCCGAGACGGGCCGGCGGAACTTGTAGGAGATGCCGAGGTCGCCGCTGAGGGTGTCCTTCACGTAGGTGGCGAACTGCTCGTGCAGCGGCCTGCCCAGCCCGAAGCTCTCCCGCAGGACCTCGACCTGCTCGGCCGGGACCAGGCGGTTGCGGGTCAGGTTCTTGGCCGGGTCCCCGGGCAGGACCCGGAACAGGAAGAAGTTGAACACCAGCACGAAGGCCAGGCTGAGCACGGCCCCGATCAGCTTGGCGCCCAGCCGGCGCTGGCCGGCGCTTGGACGGAAGGTCCGGGTGGAGGTCGCGGCCATCGGGCCGGTGCCCTACTCGCGCTCGTCCTGGGTCGACCTCCGCCGCAGCGCCAGCAGCACCCCGGCCGCCCCGACCACGGCCACGCCGACGGCGATGGGCACGAGCGGCACGCCGCCGCCCTCGTCGCCGGCCGCGGCGGTCGCCTGCGGGGTGGCGATGTTGCGGTAGCTGTAGGTGCCGTACTGGAACAGGACCACGCCGCCCGGGTCGGGCTGGGCCGAGAAGCCGGCGAAGCGGTCGCTGCGGTAGGCCTGGAGCTCGTCGTAGTAGAAGGTCACCACGTACGGCGCGTCCACGTAGAGCATCCGCTGCATCTGCTTGACGATCTCGGCCCGCTTGGCCGGGTCGATGGTGACCTTCTGCTGCTCGTACAGCTTGTCGTACTCGGGGTTGCAGTAGAAGGAGTCGGACAGGTTGGCCAGGACGTCGCCGCCCGACTTGTAGCTGCGCGAGCCGCAGGTGAAGGTCGAGAGCTGGTAGTCGGGGTCGGGCTCGACCACCCAGCCCCACTCGAACATGTCGAACTCGCCCTGGCCGATGATCTCGGTCAGGCGGTTCTCCTCCAGCACCTTGACCTCGGTGGCGATGCCGATGTCGCGCAGCCAGCCCTGCATGAACTGGACCGACTGCTGGGAGGTGTTGGACTCCTGCCGGGCGAACAGCCGGAAGCGCAGCGGCCGGCCGCCGTCGGGCATCTCCCGGACCTTGTCGCCGTCGGAGTCCTTGTAGCCGGCCTCGTCGAGCAGCCGGTTGGCCTCGGCCAGGTCGAAGTTGTAGGCCTCGCCGTCGGCCGGCTGGAAGGTCAGGTTCTGGTAGAGGGCCGGGATGACCCCGGCGGCCGGGGTGCCGTAGCCGCCCAGCACCCGGTCGACCAGCGCCTGCTTGTCGATGGCGTGGGCGATCGCCTGGCGGACCCGCTTGTCCTTGAGGGCCGGGTGGCCGTCGCCGATCGGCTCGCCGCTGTCAAGGGCCGCCCCGGTGTTGAAGGCCAGCTCGTCGAAGCCGGAGTAGTCGCCGGCCACGGCGGTGATGCCCTCGGTGTCCTTGAGGGAGTTGAACGGCGCCGGGTCGAGCCCGTCGGCGAAGTCGATCTCGCCCTTCTTCAGCGCCTGCAGCTGGGCGTCGGCGTTGTTGAAGACCCGGTACACGACCTCGTCGATCTTGGGCGCGCCGTCCCAGTACTCCTTGTTGGCCGTCAGGCGCACGAACTGGCCGGTGCTGCGCTCGGCGAGCACGAACGGGCCCGAGCCGACGGCGTTCTTCTCGTTGTCGAAGGTGCTGACCTCTTTCTCGTCGATGTCCTTCCAGACGTGCTCGGGAAGGATCGGCACGGCCAGCCGCAGCATGGTCGGGCTGGGCTCCTTGGTGGTCATCACCAGGGTGGCGTCGTCGGGGGCCTCGACGGTCCTGATGTTGGAGACGTAGTTGCCGTAGTTGGTCTGCTCGAAGGTGCCCTTCATGATCCGGTTGAAGGTGTAGGCGGCGTCCTTGGCCGTGAGCGGCTGGCCGTCGGACCACTTCACCCCCTGGCGGATCTTGTAGGTCCAGGTCAGCTCGTCGTCGGAGACCTCCCAGGACTCGGCCAGGCCGGGCACGGGCGAGAAGTCCTTCTGGCTGTAGCCGACCAGGTAGTCGTACATCAGCGCCCAGACCTCGTAGGTCTCGGCCAGGATGCCGATGAACGGGTTGAGCGAGTCGACGTCGTTGATGATGCCGACGGTGAAATTGAGCTTTCCGGCCGGCTGCTCCTGGGCGGTC from Actinomycetota bacterium includes these protein-coding regions:
- a CDS encoding ABC transporter permease, with product MTQPTIEEPLGGAPETDTTVPPSLPPQLSPRSIVRARRRQAASQAWSEYRRSAVGMVGLVILVLFIAMAVFAPLLVPESELDVTRATGTPFSPPSAEFPLGTDESGRSVLALTIWGARVSLLVGFLASVISVVIGSVVGIAAGHYGRWTDSVLMRVTDWFLVIPFLPLAIVLATVLGPSLANIAFVI
- a CDS encoding ABC transporter permease, with translation MAATSTRTFRPSAGQRRLGAKLIGAVLSLAFVLVFNFFLFRVLPGDPAKNLTRNRLVPAEQVEVLRESFGLGRPLHEQFATYVKDTLSGDLGISYKFRRPVSEVIAERIWPTVLLLGLSTLLSTAIGLWIGIRGAWRRNSVFDRVSLGASLALYAMPEFWLGIMLLIAFGVGVGSFPGLFPTGGLSSPDTELASLAGVADVARHLFLPCLTLTLAYIAEYALVMRSSLLDELGEDYLTTARAKGLRDALVLRRHAVPNALLPTTTLIFLNLGFVVSGAITIETVFSWPGLGLLSYEALRTPDYPLLQGVFLLFSAAVIIANLLADLLYAYLDPRVRTG
- a CDS encoding ABC transporter substrate-binding protein, whose translation is MVVLAALLALTAAPGVTAQEQPAGKLNFTVGIINDVDSLNPFIGILAETYEVWALMYDYLVGYSQKDFSPVPGLAESWEVSDDELTWTYKIRQGVKWSDGQPLTAKDAAYTFNRIMKGTFEQTNYGNYVSNIRTVEAPDDATLVMTTKEPSPTMLRLAVPILPEHVWKDIDEKEVSTFDNEKNAVGSGPFVLAERSTGQFVRLTANKEYWDGAPKIDEVVYRVFNNADAQLQALKKGEIDFADGLDPAPFNSLKDTEGITAVAGDYSGFDELAFNTGAALDSGEPIGDGHPALKDKRVRQAIAHAIDKQALVDRVLGGYGTPAAGVIPALYQNLTFQPADGEAYNFDLAEANRLLDEAGYKDSDGDKVREMPDGGRPLRFRLFARQESNTSQQSVQFMQGWLRDIGIATEVKVLEENRLTEIIGQGEFDMFEWGWVVEPDPDYQLSTFTCGSRSYKSGGDVLANLSDSFYCNPEYDKLYEQQKVTIDPAKRAEIVKQMQRMLYVDAPYVVTFYYDELQAYRSDRFAGFSAQPDPGGVVLFQYGTYSYRNIATPQATAAAGDEGGGVPLVPIAVGVAVVGAAGVLLALRRRSTQDERE